The Leptospira sp. WS60.C2 genome includes the window TTGGACTTGCTATCTCAAAACGTTTGGTGGAACTTCACGGTGGGAATATTTGGGTAGATTCTACTCCAGGAGAAGGTTCTGTCTTTTCCTTTTCTTTGCCGCTGGCAAGAGAAGGGGAGATCCCAATGGAAAAACCACAAATGAAAAAATCTGAGATGTGGTTTAGTGGTGATAACTTTGAATTTGAACCCATTGAAGACACAGTAGATGAATTTGATGGTGAAAAATTAAAAGTCATTGTTGTGGATGATGAGCCGATCAATCGACAGGTTTTAAAGAACCATCTTACATTAATTGGGTGCGATGTAAGTGAAGCTGCCAATGGTGTGGATGCCATTCGCCTTGTGCGAGATGAAGGTCCATTTGAACTCATGTTACTCGACATTATGATGCCTGGAATGAGTGGGTATGACGTCTGTACGGTTTTAAGAGAGTCATATTCTTTGTACCAACTTCCCATATTATTTTTAACAGCAAAGAATCAAATTGCTGATATCATTGCGGCATTAGAAGCAGGTGGAAACGATTATTTGGCGAAACCTTTTGACAAACGTGAATTAATTTCTCGTGCCAAGAATTTAATTACGTTAAAAAAAGCAGTCGAAGAACAAAACAAATTCATTGCGATTCAAAACGAATTAGGATTAGCAAGAAAACTTCAGTATTCAATTCTTCCTGAGGTAGCTCCCAATGTAGAGGGAATCAAAACTGAGTTTTATTATGAACCGATGGATAGCATCGGAGGAGACTTCTTTGATTTTCATGCCATTTCTGAGACAGAATTGGGCGTTCTTGTCGCGGACGTTTCCGGACATGGGATTCCTGCGGCACTCGTGTCTGCCATGTTAAAGATTGCATTCTCAACCCAAGTGAGACTTGCCAAAGAACCGTCCCAACTCCTGAACCAAATCAATGCAACTTTACTTGGAAAAATGAAAGGCGCTTTTGTCACTGCCTCTTACGTGTATATCAATCTCGAAACAAATGAAATGATCCATGCCAGATGTGGTCATCCACCACTCATCATCAATCGGCGTGGAGAAACCAAAGCAAAACTAAGTATCCCGCAAGGTAAACTCATAGGTTGGATTCCCGAACTAGACATCCACGAAGATCGAATCTCCATCCAATCGGGAGATCGAATCGTACTCTATACTGATGGAATTACGGAAGCTACCAATTCCAATAAAGAAATGATTGGCCAGGAAAATTGGGAAATCATTTCTCATCGTTACAGTGGTTATCCTGTAACGGAATCCAAACGATTGTTACTCGAAAAAATCAAAGAATTTACTGGGAACAGGTCTCCTGATGATGACGTGACTCTCGTGATTTTAGAAATTGAATGAAAGAAACTGATTTGAAGAATTAAAATTCATCGTCATTACGAGATGAACTTTGTAAAATTTTCTCTAATCGTTTGATCGCGTCGTTGTAAGTAGATTTTTCTTCGATTCTTTGTCTTAAGAAATCATCAATCTGTGATTTTTTATCAATCGCCATATCTATTTTTTCATCTGCTCCTCGCACGTATGCGTTGAGTAAGATGATGTCTTCTGAGTTTTTGTATTTTGAAATCAGCTCTCGGACAATAGAAGATCGCATATAATGATCTTCGTGAACAATTTTTTGCATAAGCCTTGAAAGCGAAGATGGCACATCGATCGCAGGGTAGTGACTTTGTTCTGCTAATTTTCTTGTGAGAACAATATGTCCATCAATGAACCCACGCACTTTGTCTGCTACAATATCATCCATATCATCTTCTGCATCGGTAAGAACAGTATAAAAGCCAGTAATAGAGCCACCGTTATGTGAAGTTCCAGCTCTTTCCACTAGTTTTGCCATTTTTGTAAACACACTCGATGCATATCCTTTTGTCACAACAGGTTCTCCAATCGATAACTCCCTTAGTGCTTCGGCGTATCTTGTTAGGGAATCCATATACAAATTGACAGACATTCCTTTTTCACGGAAATATTCTGCCGCCGAACAAGCAAGGTTTGCACAACTCACTTGTTCCATTTTAGAAGAATCAGATGTAGCAACAAAAACAACAGATCTCGCTAAGGCTTCTTTCCCGAGTTCCACATGTAAAAATTCATTTACCTCGCGGCCCCTTTCTCCAATGAGAGCAACCACGTTCACATCGGCATTCGTATAACGAGCGATCATCCCGAGTAAACTAGATTTACCAACTCCCGATCCAGAAAAGATCCCGATCCTTTGTCCACGACCTACCGTTAACATTCCATCAATGGCCCTAACTCCCGTTTCTAAAATTTCAGAGATAGGAGGGCGATCGAGTGGGTTTAAGAACCTGGGTTCGGATGATCTTTCTTCCTTGGTAATGAGAATGCCTTTGTTATCGATGGGTTTACCAAGACCATTTAACACTCGTCCTAAAAGTTCGGGACCCGCATTTAATGTGATTTGTCTACCAGACGAAAAAACAAATGCATGTGGGAAAATTTCTTGTGTGTCACCTAACGGCATTAAGGTGTAAAGGTGATCTTTAAAACCAACAAGGACGCAAGGCAAGTATCCTTTGTCTGAGCCTCGTTCCACCTCCAAAATTTCGCCCACTTTGGAATCTGGTGGTCCTTGTGAATAAATGACGTTTCCCACAACAGACACAACGACCCCACTTTTACGGATGGGTTCGATTTTTTCGACGACATTCAGATACTTGGAAATGGCATCGATGTGTTCTGTGAATTTTTTTTCGATCATGGGGTCTTTTCACTCATCCAATCATGTGACATAATTAAATCAAGCGAATTGAGGCCCCAGAGAGGCCTCAAGAACCAAGTTAGCGGCAGAGTTTGATTTGGTCGGGATTGGAAATTTGTTTGGGAGCGGGGAGTCTTTTGCCTAGGACAACATTGCCACCTTCTCCGATACTTGCCGATTCGTAGGCCCATTTCCCGAAGTTTGTGGAGATGGTAAAACAGTCTGGAAAGGTTTTTGTTTCCTCTAATTGGTTTCCGTTCCATACCAAAATTCGGTCTGGAGTTCGCACAAAGAGTTTGTTTCCATCTTCTGCCCATCGGATTCCGTAAAGAGGAAGTGCTGTCCAAAAACTAAGTGGGAAAGATTGGATTTTTTTGTCAGACGTTTGTAAGATCGAAAGTTCAAATTCTGTAAATTCATCTTCTTTGGTGGGACTTGCCGTGATGAGTGCCACTAAATTCCCATTGGGGGAAGGAGCCATTTGAAAGATGATTTTTTTCTCGGGGGTGGCTGGATAGGAAAAGGCACCACCTGATTCAGGATAAATCGAAAGAGTTTGGTTCAGTGTTCCATATTCATCATCTTTTCCATATAACACAAATAAAGTGTTAGTTTTTGTGTGATAAAAGATTCCATCCCCAAGCGACCAAGAAGGTAAGTCCCATTCGCGAAGGACCTTGCCGCCAGTCTTTCCATTTTGTACCAATTTAATTTTACTTTTGTAATTTCGTTTGTCAGTTGTCCCGTTGAGTGGATTCCAAGAATCCTTTTCTTGGTACATCACGGAAAGAACTAAGTTGAGATTAGGATCATTACTAGGGGAGATTTCCTCCGAGAGTTGGGCATCCCGCCAGATCATTTGTGAACAGCCAAAGACAGCAAGAAGAAGGAATGGAATGAGAGTTTTCATAGGTGAGAAGAGGATAGGGTTTAGAAAGTGTCTGTAAACAAAAAAGGGGACCAAACGTCCCCTCTCAGTTAGAAAAGTGAAAACGAAAAGGATTTATTTTCCTTTTTTTGCTTTCGCTTTTTCTTTATTTTTTTGGTCGATTTCTGCTCTATGAGTATCGCAAAGTCTGTAAAGAATGCCTGTTACCGGGTTTTTACGAGTGACTTTTGTACCACAAACGATGCATAGACCTTGCGCTCTTCTTCTTTTGTAAAGTTGTTGAACTCTCTCCGCTCCAGATGCTTTGTACTTGGAGATTTGGATTCTGAATCCTTTGAAAAGGTAATTCCCAATCGATTTTTCTGGGTCTTTTTTAAGATCCTCTGCGATTTTATCGATTTGTCCTGGGCCTACTTTTTGTGGTTCCATAGCTTTCTTTTTCCTTTAAGTTTAATTTATATTTTTTTTGACGAAGGGAAATCCCTTGCCCTAACAAGAGTATCTCTCTTCTTTTCGAAAAATTCAAGATATTTTTTTCATCGAATAACAAATTTTTGATGTTTTGCGAAGTTATTTTCTCAAACATTTGATAGGCGATCGTTCTTATTTTATCAATTTAATTTGAATTGCTTTTGGGAAACTTGGGCAAGTTTCTACACAAAGTCCACATCCCGTACACGTCGTTCCAGAAAAAACTGGCAAATTTCCCTTAAATTTCACCGTTTTTTCAATAGGGCAGGTAACAAAACAAGCATTACAGGTTGATTCACCTGTTTTTTCATTGATACAAAATTCTTTGATTAACTTCGCCTTACCAAACTTTGGTGTATTTTCGGACACTTCGTACGGTAGTAGGGCTTGCTCGGGACAAGCATTGATACATGGCCAGTCCGAGCATAGATGACAGGCTTTGGCGTTGGGATCAAAATGAGGATAGTTTTTTTCCCCGTTGTTTACTGTAACAGGGAATAAGACGGCGTAAGGGCAGGCAAAAATACATTCGTTACATCCCGTACACAAAGAAAAAAAATCGTTTGCGGCGCCAGGAGGCAAGGAAAGAGTCTGGAACATTTTTGTTTTCCGTTTCCGAACAGGAGTCGGTTTCTCTTTCGATTGTTTAGAAGCAGGTGATGGTTTCTTTTTTCTTTTGGGTTTCAGATTTGGGTCTGTTTCTTCCTGCCAAACTTCTTTGATGGCCTCGGAAATTTCTTCCGCTTTGGTAAAGGTAAATTGGAAAACGGATTTAAATCCTTCGCGAAACAGGTCCTTACGTTTCATTTAGCTGGGAATTCGTTCGATTTGAGCCCCAAGTGACCGTAACCTTGTATCAATGGACTCAAAACCTCTGTCTATTTGAACAATATTATGGATTTCACTTTGTCCTTCTGCGCAAAGGGCTGCGATGATCATTGCCATTCCAGCTCGTATATCAGGGCTTGCCACTCGTTGGCCATAAAGACGATTGGCTCCAATCACGATCGCACGATGTGGGTCACACAGAATGATTTGGGCGCCCATTGCAATGATATGATCCACAAAGAAAAGCCGGGATTCAAAAAGTTTTTCATGGATAAGAACTGTCCCTTTGCATTGCGTTGCGGTAACAAGAGCAACAGATGTCATGTCAGCAGGAAACCCTGGCCACGGAGCATCATCGATTTTAGGAGTGGCACCATGGTAATCGGGTATAATTTCCATTTTTTGGTCTGAAGGAACAAGGATCCCAGTTTCTGTGGGTCTTACTTCAATGCCGAGTCTTGAATAAACCATTCGGATCATACGAATGTCTTCCAGGTTTACGTCCGTGATATGGATTTCTCCTCCTGTCACAGCGGCAAGGCTGATGAAAGAACCCACTTCCAAATAATCAGAGCCTATCCGGTGTTTTAAGCCACCCTCTGGTGATTTGAGAGAAGTAACACCTGTGATGGTTAGGTGGTTTGTGCCAATGCCTTCCATTTTGGCTCCCGCAGCGACTAAAAAGCGACAAAGTCCTTGGACATGTGGTTCGGACGCAGCATTGCGAATGATGGTGGTTCCTTCGGCAAAAACAGCGGCCATCACAGCATTTTCTGTAGCAGTGACAGAGGCTTCATCGAGAAGGATGTCTTTACCAAACAGACGGTCAGCTGTGATCATATAGCCATCAGGGAAAACTTCAATTTTGGCACCTAGTGCTTCGAGGGCGAGAAGGTGTGTGTCCATCCGCCTGCGTCCTATTTTGTCTCCACCTGGTTTCGGTAAAAAGACACGGCCAGTCCGTGCTAAGATGGGGCCTGCGAGTGTGACAGCCCCTCGGAGTTGGGAACAAAGTTCATACGGTAAATCCGATTTCACTGGATTTTTTTTCTGAAAGAGATAGGATCCTTTGGTATCGAGGGACGTGATTTCCACACCGATATGGCGAAGGACGTCCATTAGTTTGTGGACATCGGCAATTTCGGGAAGGTTTTCTAAAATGACATCACCTTCCCACAAGAGCAAAGCTCCTAGGAGCGGAAGGGCTTCGTTTTTATTTCCTTGGGGAACTATTGTCCCGTGGAGTGGATTTTTGCCGATAATTTTAAAGTAGGAAGAGCTCACCTTGCTTCCATTCAACACAACGGAGATATGAGGAAAAGTAAATTATGAATTTTATGGCACAAGTCGTTTGGATTTTTCCAAAATTTGAAACAATCTATCTTTTCTACATTTTCCTCATGGGTGTAGCCGCCTTCATTTACGTCAAAGTGATGAATTATTTGCATCATAAGCAAGCAAGTGTAGTCAACCATTGGGTCGAATTCCAACGGTATGCCAATGCTAGAAAATGCAACCAAGTGGAACTCAATATCCTTCGTGATTTTTATGATCATTTAAACGAAGAAGAAAGAGAAGTGTATCTCCTTCCAGAGAATCGAAATAAATTAAAAAATGCTTTGTATCGTTATTTCCTAAAATCAAATGCCAATACTACAGAAAAAGAAGTGAATCTGTTTGATAAACTCTTTCGGTCTGGAGTGGAATTTAAAAAAGAAATTTTATCTCTCAATGATTTGGCCGTTGGGGAAGTGGCAGCTCTTGAAGCCGATGGTAGGGAAGAGCTTACATATGTGATGCAAAAAACTTCGGATGAATTGTTGTTATCTATGAAAGGGCTATCCAAAGACTTACTGGTTCCTGGGAAAGAAGCGAAACTATATGTGTTTCGACCAAGTAGCGGTGGTTACCTTTTGGATGGTAAAGTCGTACGGATCAATGATAGCGGTCTCATTTTCCATTTTAATGGAAAAATCGAACGAAAAGGTGAGTCTCACCTGATGCTCATGGATCGAATGTCGATTACGATTTCTCCTTGGCCACCTCCTGAAGAACGAAAAGATTTGGAATTGGATAAAAATAAATTGTTACTCAGCGAAGAAAACATTGATAAGCAATTGGAAGTTCTAAAACGAATTGCCAAAGACCAAAAAGAAAATAACGAGAAAAAATTCGAAATCAAAGAAACAGCAAAACCATTCATTACTCTTTCAGAACGTTTGTCGGACAGAGGGATTGTGTTTACATTTCCCACAGGGATCTCTTCGGAGATTTGGAAACACCAAGACCTATGGGAAGTTAGTTTTAGTTTTGAGAGAGGCCCTACCTTTCACATCCGAGCCAAGATGATGCCCACCAAACAAAAGTCAGATTTATATCTTTTGCGTTTTGTGGATGCTGACGAAGCAGTGCGGAAATCTTTGTATGAAGAAATCCGCAAACGTGGCGGAGTGAGAGAGGTATTAACGTAAGATCCGTTATGTTATAAACTCTCCGGGAAGGCACCTTTTGAAGGTGTCTTTTCTTCTTTCGACAATAATATCAAATCCACTTTTGGAACTTCTTTTCCCGAAGTGAGTTTCACTCCCATCGCTTCCCAAGAGCCAGCTGTTAATGAAAACGATAAAAGATATTCTACGTTTGATTGTTCAGGTAATTGAATGAATGGAGTTCCACCGTGCATCACAAGGAATCGTTTGTTTGGATATTTCTTCGCAAAGGAAACAACTGTTCGAATTTCTGGTTCCGAAGTGGAATCAAATAAAAATGTAGTGTAGTTCTTTTGTTTGGCAAAACTAGGAAATGATTTTTGTGAAACTGTTAGGATTTTTTTCGTTTTTAAAAATTCTCTGAGTTTTATGCCTTTCACAAACGATACAGTTTGTTCGGGGAGGATGTTTTTTGTGGAAATTGTTTTCGGATACGCCCGAATGGAATCCTCATTGATTTCTTTTGCAAAGAATTGTGACTCACTTAGTTTTGAATATCGATCCTTCCTTTCTTTTTCCCATTCCGCTAAGAACTCTTTCTGTTTTTGGTTCTCCTCGTAGACCTTAGGAAGAATGGAATTTTGATCATAGATTCCAAGTTCTAGTTTTTTCTGAATTTGTTTTTGAACGGCCTTTTTTAGTACATCGTGTTCTTTTCCTTCTTTGTCAACGAAACGAAACTCACCTTTTTTATAAGCATCCATGAGTTGGGCTTTGAATTTTTTAGCCGTTTCCCCCCAGCTGGTAAGAAGAACAATGTTGGCGCCAGCAAGGATCGTGAGAACACCAGGTCGATCTTTTTCATAGTTTTTAGAGATGGCATGCATTTCCATTGCATCGGTGATAATGATTCCATCAAACTGTAAAGATTTTCGTAATACATCTGTTAGAATCGTTTTTGAGAGAGTTGCTGGAAAATTTGGATCAATTTTTGGGTATACGATGTGGGCCGACATCACTGCCTCTGCGCCACCCAAAATGGATTGTTTAAATGGAACAAGTTCCAATCGTTCCAATTCTTCCAAACTTTTATTGATGATGGGTAAACCCAAATGGCTATCGACGGTGGTGTCTCCATGCCCTGGAAAATGTTTGATGACTGGTAAGGAACCACCAGCTCTAGCTCCTTTTTCATAAGCAACCGCAACTTCCGAAACTCGATTGACATCGGATCCGAACGAACGAGTGTTAATGACTGGGTTTAATGGATTATTATTAATATCTAAAACAGGAGCGAATAAAAAATTCAAACCTAAACTTCTAAGTTCATAAGAGGTGACAAAACCTACAATCTCTCCCCATTCCTTTTTACCAGTTTGTCCTACAGCCATTGCCCCCGGGTAGTGCGTGATTCCATCTTGGACACGAAAAACACGACCTCCTTCTTGGTCTGTAGATATGAGGAATGGTTGGAGTCCATTGTCCTTCGCAGCTCGTTGTAAGTGTTCGGTAAGAGACAGGATCTCTTCTTTTTTGCCTAAGTTTTTTCCGAATAAAATGATGCCACCAGGTTTGGTTTGTTTGATTTCATCCAAAGCAATTTGGTCTACCGTTTTAGACGGAATTGCGATATGGATGGTTTGCCCGACAAGTTCTTCCTCGGACATGGCATTTGTGATCGACCATGCTTTTTCTTCTAACCATCGTTTTCTTTCGTTCGCAGTGAGTTCTGTGAGGTAAAAACCAAAACAATAAGAAGATCCAAAAAATCCAAACAATAGGAAAAGGGAAAAGGTTGTGCGTAAGAGAACTTGGTTCATAGAGAATGATTATAGGATTTAAGAAGCGCTTTTCTAAGACAACTACGAAAAATCTCTTACATCCCTTGGATTTTCCGAGTCTGAGTTTCTAGTGGACGATTTTTATAAAAATATAAAGCCCAATTCTCAATTTCAAAATATCTTTGTAGGATCTTCTGTATCCAAAGTACCAGACGACTGGTTTGTGCTCATTACCGATATTGTTGGATCCACAAAGGCAATCGAAGAGGGAAGGTATAAAGATGTCAATACAGCTGGTGGGTTAACCGCGATTGCTGTTGCTAATGTGTATGGGCACATGGACTTTCCATTTGTGTTTGGTGGTGATGGGGTTACGTTTTTATTGCCGATCAACTTGCTCTTTCCCATTCGGTCTGCGATTGCTGATACCATCTCTCAAGTTCGATTAGCATTTGATTTGGAAATGCGTGCAGGAATTGTTCCTGTCCAAGAATTGTATCGGGCTGGAACGGAGTTATTTTTAAGTAAGTTCAAAGCCTCCGATCATTACGTTCAATGTTCTCTCTTTGGAACCGCATTGCCCTTAGCGGAACAATGGATCAAAGAAGGAAAGGATGAATCTTATTTGGTGCGTGAAAATGAAAAAATCATTCCAGCTGATTTCACTGGATTTACTTGTCGTTGGAAAGATGTTCCAAGTGAACGCGGGGAGATTGTATCTTTGATCGTCAAACCAAACAATTCCGATTTAGAAGTTTGTAAAAAAACCATTACCCGAGTTCTTGGCTTCATACGTTCTGAATATGGGGAAGAAAAAGACTACCATCCTTTGAGTTTAAACCAAATTGAATTGGATAATGGAGATCATTTACGGAAAGAAGCTGTCGCAAGGACAGGAAAACATTCTGGAATTCGTTTTCGCTTAACCTTATTACAAATTTGGATTGAAAGGACTTTGATGGCTTTTGCAATGAAGTGGAATTTACCTATCAAATCAGGTCATTATTCACTCAACCGATTGAAAGAATACCAAGTGATGTCAGCTGACTTTCGAAAATACGATGGGACACTTAAGATGGTGATTGATGGTTCCACCAAACATCGGATGGCGCTAGAGACCTTCTTGCAAACGTTAGAAGGGGAAGGGTTATTACATTATGGGCTCTTTGTGTCGGATAGGTCACTTATGACCTGTGTTTTAAAAGTCGCATCTTCGGATGAAGTGCATTTTGTGGATGGAGCCGATGGCGGTTTTGCTATGGCCGCCAAGGTTTTAAAAGAAAAGTTAAAAGGAAAGTGAAGTGGGGGAAATCAAAAAAGAAACCGAAGGAATCGGTTATCGTTTGCAACTTTCTTAATGATTTTAGTGATA containing:
- a CDS encoding FliI/YscN family ATPase, which gives rise to MIEKKFTEHIDAISKYLNVVEKIEPIRKSGVVVSVVGNVIYSQGPPDSKVGEILEVERGSDKGYLPCVLVGFKDHLYTLMPLGDTQEIFPHAFVFSSGRQITLNAGPELLGRVLNGLGKPIDNKGILITKEERSSEPRFLNPLDRPPISEILETGVRAIDGMLTVGRGQRIGIFSGSGVGKSSLLGMIARYTNADVNVVALIGERGREVNEFLHVELGKEALARSVVFVATSDSSKMEQVSCANLACSAAEYFREKGMSVNLYMDSLTRYAEALRELSIGEPVVTKGYASSVFTKMAKLVERAGTSHNGGSITGFYTVLTDAEDDMDDIVADKVRGFIDGHIVLTRKLAEQSHYPAIDVPSSLSRLMQKIVHEDHYMRSSIVRELISKYKNSEDIILLNAYVRGADEKIDMAIDKKSQIDDFLRQRIEEKSTYNDAIKRLEKILQSSSRNDDEF
- a CDS encoding 4Fe-4S dicluster domain-containing protein; the encoded protein is MKRKDLFREGFKSVFQFTFTKAEEISEAIKEVWQEETDPNLKPKRKKKPSPASKQSKEKPTPVRKRKTKMFQTLSLPPGAANDFFSLCTGCNECIFACPYAVLFPVTVNNGEKNYPHFDPNAKACHLCSDWPCINACPEQALLPYEVSENTPKFGKAKLIKEFCINEKTGESTCNACFVTCPIEKTVKFKGNLPVFSGTTCTGCGLCVETCPSFPKAIQIKLIK
- the murA gene encoding UDP-N-acetylglucosamine 1-carboxyvinyltransferase; its protein translation is MSSSYFKIIGKNPLHGTIVPQGNKNEALPLLGALLLWEGDVILENLPEIADVHKLMDVLRHIGVEITSLDTKGSYLFQKKNPVKSDLPYELCSQLRGAVTLAGPILARTGRVFLPKPGGDKIGRRRMDTHLLALEALGAKIEVFPDGYMITADRLFGKDILLDEASVTATENAVMAAVFAEGTTIIRNAASEPHVQGLCRFLVAAGAKMEGIGTNHLTITGVTSLKSPEGGLKHRIGSDYLEVGSFISLAAVTGGEIHITDVNLEDIRMIRMVYSRLGIEVRPTETGILVPSDQKMEIIPDYHGATPKIDDAPWPGFPADMTSVALVTATQCKGTVLIHEKLFESRLFFVDHIIAMGAQIILCDPHRAIVIGANRLYGQRVASPDIRAGMAMIIAALCAEGQSEIHNIVQIDRGFESIDTRLRSLGAQIERIPS
- a CDS encoding glycoside hydrolase family 3 protein yields the protein MNQVLLRTTFSLFLLFGFFGSSYCFGFYLTELTANERKRWLEEKAWSITNAMSEEELVGQTIHIAIPSKTVDQIALDEIKQTKPGGIILFGKNLGKKEEILSLTEHLQRAAKDNGLQPFLISTDQEGGRVFRVQDGITHYPGAMAVGQTGKKEWGEIVGFVTSYELRSLGLNFLFAPVLDINNNPLNPVINTRSFGSDVNRVSEVAVAYEKGARAGGSLPVIKHFPGHGDTTVDSHLGLPIINKSLEELERLELVPFKQSILGGAEAVMSAHIVYPKIDPNFPATLSKTILTDVLRKSLQFDGIIITDAMEMHAISKNYEKDRPGVLTILAGANIVLLTSWGETAKKFKAQLMDAYKKGEFRFVDKEGKEHDVLKKAVQKQIQKKLELGIYDQNSILPKVYEENQKQKEFLAEWEKERKDRYSKLSESQFFAKEINEDSIRAYPKTISTKNILPEQTVSFVKGIKLREFLKTKKILTVSQKSFPSFAKQKNYTTFLFDSTSEPEIRTVVSFAKKYPNKRFLVMHGGTPFIQLPEQSNVEYLLSFSLTAGSWEAMGVKLTSGKEVPKVDLILLSKEEKTPSKGAFPESL
- a CDS encoding DUF3095 domain-containing protein yields the protein MDDFYKNIKPNSQFQNIFVGSSVSKVPDDWFVLITDIVGSTKAIEEGRYKDVNTAGGLTAIAVANVYGHMDFPFVFGGDGVTFLLPINLLFPIRSAIADTISQVRLAFDLEMRAGIVPVQELYRAGTELFLSKFKASDHYVQCSLFGTALPLAEQWIKEGKDESYLVRENEKIIPADFTGFTCRWKDVPSERGEIVSLIVKPNNSDLEVCKKTITRVLGFIRSEYGEEKDYHPLSLNQIELDNGDHLRKEAVARTGKHSGIRFRLTLLQIWIERTLMAFAMKWNLPIKSGHYSLNRLKEYQVMSADFRKYDGTLKMVIDGSTKHRMALETFLQTLEGEGLLHYGLFVSDRSLMTCVLKVASSDEVHFVDGADGGFAMAAKVLKEKLKGK